The genomic interval CGATCGACCTTGTGACGCGCCGCATTGCGGCCGATCGAGCCGGTGACGCCGTTCCAACCCGAGCCCGGCGACGCGCTGCCCGCGTAAGGATTGCGCTGCTGCAGCCGCTGCGCGATCACTTCGCCGGACACCGCGGCCGGCTTGCAGATCGTGCGTTGGCTACGCCGGCGCATCAGATCGACGTGAATGTGATCGTAGTGATAGACGTTCGAGCCCGGCGCCAGCACCGTGGTGAACATCTGGCACGCCGAATTCTGCACGTCGTGCAGGAACGCCTGCTCCTCCGGCAATCCGCGCCAACCGCCCTTCACCGTGATGCGGCGACCGTCGGCCAGCACGAAGGCGGCGATATCGAGCGCATTGCCGAACGCGTGCTCGGAGATGTGAGCATTCGGATTGCCGTTCATGCCGCGGCACGAATACGCCGAGATCTGCTTGATCTCGACCACGCGCACGCCGAACCAGCGCATCGCAGAGGGCTGCACCGACTCCGCCAGCCAGCGATCGAGCGCTGACACGATCGGGCACGCCAGCGTCGCGGTCGGCTTGATCGCGACCGGCCCGACCGAGCCGGTGATGCCGCCCTGCTGGCCCGGCCCGAGCCGTGGCAGCGGCCGCTCCGTTTCGCCGGGATAGCCGCCCTGCGGCGCCGCACCGCGCGGATAGCCGGTGACGTTCTCTGCCGGCGGGCGATCGGCCGATGGCTCGCCTTCCGGCGGCAGTTCGATATCGTCCTGAGCCGGCACCACGCCCGGCGCATTCAGCGACACCGGCGCTTTGCCGTAGCCGCCCTGCGGCGCGCCGTAGCCGGCCTGCGGCTGCGTGCCGTAGTTCGGGGCGCGCGCGGGCGGCTCGGCATAGCCACGTTGAGGTGTCGCGTAGTTCGGCTGTGGCTGGCCGCCTGGCCAGCGCGGCTGGCTTTGATTACCGCCGCCGATCGCTCCCGGCGGACGCAGGTCGTCGGCGAAACCAATCGCGCCGGTTTCACCGAGCGCTGCGACCTTCAGCGGAAACTCAGCGCCACACACACCAGGGCCTGAGATCGGATCGATCCGGACCAGATCCGGTCCTTCGCGCACCACGCCGGATTTCAAGCACGCGATCTCGGCCTCGGCCCGCCACGGTTCGCGCTCAGCGGTCTGAAACAGACCGCGACCGCAACCCGCAAGAGAGACGAGGACGAAGGAGCCGACGAGATACAAACGAACTCCGCGCGTCATGCGCGCACAGTCCACCAATCTGATTAAAGAGAATTGAACGGTATTGGGCGAGGTTTTCTTAACCATAAGAGGCGCGCGGAACGTCGTGTCCCGCAGCGCCTCACTGTCGCCGTTGTCGCCTGATCAGGCGGCGCGGACTTCGCGCAGGAAGGTGTCGACCTGGGTCTTCAGCGCCTCGCCGCTGCGCGACAATTCCGACGCGGACTCGACCACTTGCCCCGCCGCAACACCGGTCTCGCGCGCGGCTTCATTGACGCCCGAAATGTTGCTGGAGACTTCCGTGGTGGAGCGCGCGGACTCTGCAACGTTGTGGGCGATCTCGCGCGTCGCCGCGCTCTGTTCGCGCACTGCGCTGGCGATCGCGGTGGCGATCTCGTTGATCTGCGCCACCGTGCCGGTGATGCCTTCGATTGCCTGCACCGACGACTGCGTTGCCTGCTGGATCGAGTTGATCTGCGTGGTGATTTCCTCGGTCGCCTTCGAGGTCTGCTCGGCCAGCGCCTTCACCTCGGCAGCGACCACCGCGAAGCCGCGGCCTGCATCGCCGGCACGCGCCGCTTCGATGGTGGCGTTGAGTGCCAGCAGATTGGTCTGCGAAGCGATGTCGCTGATCAGCGTCACCACCTCGCCGATCTTCTGCGCGGCCTCGGCGAGACTGCGCACCTCTTCATTGGTGCGGCCGGCCTGCGTGGCCGCCTCGCCGGCGACCCGTGCCGATTGATCGACCCGGTTGCCGATTTCGGTGATCGAGGCATCGAGCTCTTCCACGGCAGCGGCGACCGCCTGCGCATTCGAGGTCGCCTGCTGCGACGCCGCGGTCGCGGCCACCAGCCGGCGCTCGGATTCCCGCGCGGTGCCGACCATCGAGTCCGCGGTGCCGCGCAGTTCGGTCGCGGCCGAGCCGACCAGTTCGACCACGCTGCCGACGCCGGTCTCGAACCGCGCCGCCAGCTCGTGCATCGCCTTGCGGCGCTCGGTTTCGTGAGTGACCCGCTGCTCGTCCTGCGCGGCGCGCAGCCGGCCGGTTTCGATCAGCCCCTCTTTGAACACTTCGACCGCCTGAGCCATCGAGCCGATCTCGTCGCTGCGGCCGCGGCCCGGCACCTCGACGTCGTGACGACCGCTGCTGATCTCACGCATCGCATTGCCCAGCGCTTGGATCGGCTTGGCCATGCTGCGGCCGAGCCACACCGCGATCGCGGCAGCGACCAGCACGGCAGCAATCGCCGCGAAGGCCAGCCACTGCATCGATTGCCGTTCCAGAGCCGCATAGGCGCTGGCGTCGCGCATGATCATCAGCACCGCAACCGGCTCGCCGGAGAACCGCTTGAGCGGGCCGAAGGTGGTAGCGATCGCCTTGCCGTCGGCTTCGCCCTTTTCGATCACCAGGTCGCCGCCGAACGCACGGCGCAGCGTCGCAAGATCGGTGGCAGGATTGGCAACGCTCGACGCGATCACGTTGGTCTTGTCGCCGCTGAGCTGCAGGATCGCGACGTCTACGCCGAACCGCGCCTTCATCCGCTCGACAAACGCCTTGCCGAACGGCGCGCCGATATCGACGGTGCCGATTACTTTGCCGTCCTCGACCATCGGCGTCGTGCCGAACACGGTGAGATTGTCCAGCCCCGGCTCGATGCCGCCGACCGCCTTGCCGGTGGTCATCGCCTGCACCACCATGGCGCGCCGCGTCGACACGTCGTCACCGAAGGTCTTGGGATTGTGGATGCGCATCAGCGTCGTCGCCGGCGGCACCTGGATCGTGTACAGCGACAGCCCGCGCAGCGTGGTCAGGTCGCGGCCTTCCTTGAGCAGCTTCATCAGCCCGTCGCGGTCGCTCGCCTTGGTGAGCTCACGCAGCGGCGGCAGCGCCGCCAGCACGTCGCTTAGCGCCAGCGTAGTTCGGGTCTCGGCCTCGGTCGCCGCGGTGATGTTGGCAAAATCGGCGCGCAGCTCGCGCTCCAGGGCGACGTCGATCGTCGCTTTTTGGCGCCACACGCTGAAGCCGGCGAGCACGACACAGGAGCCGATCGCCACCAGCGTGATGGCCACGATCATCCGGGCCGATATCGATTTGAGCATTCCGCGGTCCCTTTTCTAGGTGCGCGCGGTCAGACCGCCGCAGTCCACACCTACCCGCAAGGGAACAAGAAGCGGTTAATGCCTACCTACCTCGTAGGATTACCAGTTCGGACCGGCCCGGTAAGGTTGACTGGTTAGGTTAAAACCGCAATCGCGTTGACCACGCGCGCGCGCCTGGTCAACTAACCGCATGATCAAGGACGACGACTACGAACTCGACGATTCAGGCAACCGCGTGCTGATTGGGCTGACGGCGGAGGAGACTGCCGAATATTTTCGCCTCGAGGAAATCATCAGCAAGAGCATGCCGCTGCCCCAGGTCACCCGGGACGAGTGGTACCGGCCGGAAGACCGCCGCTGGCTCGAGCTCTACGAGAAGCACGAATCCGCCCGCCGGCCGTTCCTCAAGAGCAGCAAGACGATGCATTGAGGCGCGTTCCGCGGCCGACCACCCTCACCGGAGCGATCACCACGCGTAGCGAAGCAGTCCTTTGCCGGCGTAGCTGCGGGTGACGTCCGAGAACTCGCCTTCGAAGCTGGCGGCGACCGAGAAGCCGTTCAGCCAACTCACTTCCGCCGACACAGTGGTCAGCGCCGCATCCCGCGCCGGCCGCGCGCCGTTCACCACGAAGCTGGCGCCCGGCAGCGTCTGGAAGGTTGCTGTCACAGACCGATCGACATCGAAGTCGTGCGCCCATGCGGCACGGCCGCGCAGCGTCAGCAGCGCGCTATCGAGGGCGAACGACTTGTCGGTCCGCAGGCCGAACTCGCTGCGCGTCGCGGTCACGGTCTTGGCCGCATAGCCGAGCGCGAATACACCTGTCCCGCCCGCCGCCTGCTCGGCATAGGCCGGCAGATCGAACGCGGTGACCTGGGCCGCAGCGTACGACGTCAGACCAAGCCCCCCGATCACCGGGGCGATCCAGCGATGCCCGGCTTCAACCCGCGCGGAGTAAGCGTTGGCGTTGAAGGTGGCGCGGAGTTGATTGAGGCCACCGATCGCGACGGTCCGCTCGGTGGTGATGTCCTGCCAGCCATAGGCCGCCGCGGCGGTGAGATAGCTCGCACCGAAACTGTGGCGGATGAAGCCGCCGACCTGGATCAGATCCGACGTGCCCGAACCGAGGCCGCCCGCCAGGCTGAACTGCGTGGCGCCGCCGGCCATCGCAAAACCCGCGACAGTCTGCGGCGACAGCCAGTAATCGGCGCCGGCCGCAATGCCAGCAAGCCGGCTGGTTGCGGTGGCGGAGCCGAGCGAAGCATTGCCGTCGGTGGTCTGTGCGCCGCCGAAGCCGGCACCCCATACATTCCAATGCGGCACGAACGGCGCCGCAGCGCTCTTGGTGATCATCGCGTAGGCGTCGGACGCCGAGCCGCGCACGGGGCGATCAGCGTAGGCCAGCGGACCTGACGCTGCATCCCGCCCGCTGCGGCCGTTGCTCGACGGATCGGTCAGCACGCCCAGGAACTGGGTCATGGCACTGAACGTCGACTGCTGCGCGCCGGTCGCCGTTTCGCCGGAGGCGATGCTGAGCCCGGCCGGCGTCAGCGCACCGAACACGATCGGAATGCTGCCATTGCGCGCGAAGTAAGTGCTCAGTGCGTTGGCGACCTGGCTCTGGTTGCCGGTGAGGCCGCCGTTGACTCCCGACGACGGGCCCGATGGGCCAGACGTATAGTCGAGCACCAGGTTGAGATAGGCATTGTTGGCGTCGTAGCCGAGGCTCGATCTGAAGCCGGACGGCAGATTGGTATTGACCAGCGTGCCGAAGGTGCCGACCACGCCGCCGGTCGCATTGACGATTGTGTATTGCCGCTCGACATAGCCGCCGCTGGCGAAAGACGCGTTCACGGTGGCGCCGCCGAGCGTCGCCGAGCCCGAGACGTTGACGCGGTCGGCGCTGGTCGGCGACACCTCGACCATGTAGCTCGATGCCGCCGTGAAGGTCAGGTTGCCACTGACATTCAGCGTGCCGATCGAATTGCCGGGTGCCAGCGCGCCGCCGTTGATCAGCGTGGTGCCGACCGTGCCGTTGCCGCCGAGCGCAGCGCCGGAACTCACCGTCGTCAGCGACGACGAGGCGATCGAGCCGTTGACGCTGAGCGTGCCGGCCTCGACCGTGGTGGCGCCGGTGTAGCTGCTGACACCGGTCAGCGACAGGTTGCCGGCGCCACGCTTGATCAGATTGCCGCCACCCGAGATCGCGCCGCCGAAGCTGGTCGCGTCGGAACGATTGAAGGCGAGCGTGGCGTTGTTGGTGACATTGCCGAGGATCGACCCCGACGTACCGCCGTCGCCGATCTGCAACGTGCCTCTGGAGACGGTGGTGCCGCCGGTGTAAGTATTGGTTCCGGTCACCGTGAAAACGCCACTGCCGGCGCTGCCGCCGAAGCTGATCAGATTGCCGGTGCCGGAAATAGCGCCGCTGAACGTATGGGCGTCGGAACGCGCGAATTCCAGCGTCCCGTTGTTGACGACATCGCCGACGATCGACCCGGTCGTGCCGCCAGTGCCGATCTGCAAATAACCGCCGCTGATCGTCGTGCCGCCCGTGTAGGTGTTGTCCCCGCCCAGCAGCATCGAGTTGTTGCCGAGCTTGGTGACGCTGCCGGTACCGGAGATCACACCGTTGAAGCCGATCGAATCGAACCGATTGAACTCCAGCACACCGTTGTTGACGACGTCGCCCACGATCGAACCGCCGGTGGCACCGTTGCCGACTCGCAGCGTGCCGGCCGAGATCGTCGTGCCGCCGGTGTAGGTGTTGTCGCCGAGCAGCGCCAGAATGGCGCCACCGAGCTTGATCAATTGTCCGGTCCCGGAGATCGCGCCGCCGAGGCTGGTGCTGTTGCCGCGATTGACGGTGAGCGTCGCATTGTTGGTGATGTCGCCGGTGATCGAGCCGCTGATGCCGCCATTGCCGAGCTGCAGGGTTCCGTCCGAGATCGTGGTGCCGCCGGTGTAGAAACTGTCACCGGTCAGGGTCAGCGTTCCGGTCCCGGTCTTGCCCAGCGCGAATTTGGCACCGTTATCGACAAACGTGCCCGAGAATTCCGTCGAGGTGTTCAGGCTACCGATGGTGAGAGCCTGGACTGGAACTCCGCCCACCGCCGTCGCCTGAACGGTTCCACTGCCCGATAACGATCCGATCGAGATCGCCCCCGTGGTGGTCCGCAGCGCCAAATTCCCGCCGTTACTGACGACTTCCGCCGTCCCGCCCGACGATGTCTGGCTGAAGAGCAGTGTCCCGCCGGTATTCGTTATCTTGACGTCTGCGGCGGTGCTGCTGCCCCGAAAATCGATCTGACCGCCCGAACCGATGATCAGCTGCTGCGCGATGCCGGAATTGTTCACGATGCCGGCGCCGTTGAAATTGAGCTGAGCGCCGGACAGAACCCCGATGAGTAAGCCGGGCGCTCCGGCTTCGAACGTGAAACCGTCGGGGTTGCGCGTGGTGCTGCCGGACAGCACCAGCGACGTCGACGCGCCGTTGTTGCGGAAAACGGCGGTGTCGTTGGAGTCCGGAACGGTGGCTGGGCCACTCCAATTCGAAGGCGTGTTGTAAATCTGATCGGCACCGACCCAGACCTGCTGAGCCGTCGCGGGCATGGCCACCGCCACCAGCGCGGTCGAACCGAGGAGGGACGAAAGCACCCGCCGTCTTCGTGCGCGACGTGCCCGGTCTACGACGCTCGACCTCAGCCCCTCACCAATGCCCCGACCCTGCACGCAACTGCCCCGTCACCTCTCAGGTCATTGGCGACCTGATTCAGGAAACAGCCTAAAGGTTCAGGATTGGGATGCAAATAGGAACCATTATTGGAACCCAAAATCGGCGATCAGACTGGTCGCCGCCGCGAGCGCGTGATAGCGCTCCGGCAAACAACAGCGGGGAGATGGAACGCGATGATCGAGGCGGTGATCTGGGATTTCGGCGGGGTGCTCACGAGTTCGCCGTTCGAGGCATTTGCGCGGTTCGAGACCGAGCGCGGACTGCCGATCGACATCATCCGCCGTACCAACGCCGCCAATCATTTCGAGAACGCCTGGGCCAAATTCGAGCGCGCGGAAATCGATCTCGACACCTTCGACGAGCTGTTTGCTGAAGAATCCCGCGCGCTCGGCGCCGAGGTGCGCGGCCGCGACGTCCTGCCGCTGCTGTCCGGCACGCTGCGTCCCGAGATGGTTGCGGCGCTGCGCACCATCAAGCAGAACCACAAGACCGGCTGCATTACCAACAATCTGCCGGCCAACGCGATCGGTTCGAGCTCGGGGCGGACGCTGTACGTCGCCGAGGTGATGGCGCTGTTCGATCACGTGATCGAATCCGCCAAGATCGGCCTGCGCAAGCCGGATCCGAAGATCTACCAGATGATGATCGAGGCGCTCGGCGTCGATCCGAAGGCTTGCGTCTATCTCGACGACCTCGGCGTCAATCTGAAGCCGGCGCGCGAGATGGGGATGGCGACCATCAAGGTCGTCAGCGCCGAACAGGCGATCGCCGAACTCGAAGACGCGACCGGGCTGAATCTGCGCAGCGCCTGAGCGCCAATCCCCTTGCCCCTAGCCGGCGGTCGCGGCTCCCGGCCGCCGCCGCTCATCGGCCGCGATCCGGCGTCCGCGTAGTTTCCCGAGCAGCCCGGGGGCGCGGCTCCGCCTCTACTCATCCCAGAGTGATTGGAGTGATTCGTCTTGCGCCGCCGCGCTTGGATCAGCGGGCGGCGTCCGTGGTTGTTTTGCGTTCAATCGTTCCTGCAAGCGTGCGAGCCCGCATCGATGACCAAGGTCGGTTCGACCATCAGTTCCGCGCCGGATGATCGCGCCCGGATCCGCGCCGAGTTCGACCGCTTCGCCGCAGCCCGTTCGCTGCAGCGGCCGAGCGACCTGATCCTGATCCAGCCGGCGCTGGTGCCGCAGAGCTATTTCGACGTCACCACCGCCCGCAGCGGCGGCTACTACAATTTCCCGCCGGTGGGGCTGCTGTATCTCGCCGCGGCCGCCCGCGCCGCCGATCCCGCGCTCGGCATCCACCTGATCGACATCAATCATCAATTGCTCAAGGCCGCGCATGGCGAGGCCTTCGACTACGGCCTTTGGCGCGATCTGGTCCGCGATGCGATCAAAGCCTGCGCCCATCCGCATGTCGGCGTGTCGTACATGTTCGGCACCACCAAGCCGTGCTTCACCGAAGTGATCGATCTGATCCGCAGCGAATTCCCGCAGGTGCCGATCCTGTGCGGCGGCGTGCAGGCGACGTTCGACTATCGGGAGATCCTGGCGAGCGGGCTGTGCGACATCGTCGCCCGCCACGAAGGCGAACAGCAACTGATCGGCTATCTCGGCGCGCTGGCCGGCAACCCGGACGCCGTTCCGGTCGGCATGGCGTTCACCGAGGCCGGCACCATCGTCGAGCTCGGCGCACCGCCACCGGATAATCCCGTGAACTGGGACGTCACGCCGTTCTATGCGGCGATCCAGATCGAGGAGTATCACCGCTACGGTGGGCTCGGCGCATTCTCGCGCTATGTCGGCGCCGACAAGCCGTTCGCCACCGTGCTGGCCGCACGCGGCTGCCGGGCCCGCTGCACCTTCTGCACGGTGCGCAACTTCAACGGCTTCGGCCTGCGGCAACGCACGGTGCAGGACGTGATCGACGAGGTGAAGCACCTCGTGACCGATCACGGCATCCGCTCGATCGACTGGCTCGACGACGATCTGCTGTGGGACCGGGAGCGCGCGCTGGCGCTGTTCAGGGGCCTCGCCGAGCAGGTGCCGGGGCTGGAATGGACCGCCAGCAACGGTCTGATCGCGGTGGCGATCGACGACGAGGTGATGCAGGCGATGGTCGCGTCCGGCCTGCGCGCCTTCAAGATCGGCGTCGAATCCGGCAACGACGCGATGCTGAAGACGATCAAGAAGCCGACCACCAAGCCGAAGCTGCGCGCCCGCGC from Rhodopseudomonas palustris carries:
- a CDS encoding extensin-like domain-containing protein, with product MTRGVRLYLVGSFVLVSLAGCGRGLFQTAEREPWRAEAEIACLKSGVVREGPDLVRIDPISGPGVCGAEFPLKVAALGETGAIGFADDLRPPGAIGGGNQSQPRWPGGQPQPNYATPQRGYAEPPARAPNYGTQPQAGYGAPQGGYGKAPVSLNAPGVVPAQDDIELPPEGEPSADRPPAENVTGYPRGAAPQGGYPGETERPLPRLGPGQQGGITGSVGPVAIKPTATLACPIVSALDRWLAESVQPSAMRWFGVRVVEIKQISAYSCRGMNGNPNAHISEHAFGNALDIAAFVLADGRRITVKGGWRGLPEEQAFLHDVQNSACQMFTTVLAPGSNVYHYDHIHVDLMRRRSQRTICKPAAVSGEVIAQRLQQRNPYAGSASPGSGWNGVTGSIGRNAARHKVDRDEAEDD
- a CDS encoding methyl-accepting chemotaxis protein; the protein is MLKSISARMIVAITLVAIGSCVVLAGFSVWRQKATIDVALERELRADFANITAATEAETRTTLALSDVLAALPPLRELTKASDRDGLMKLLKEGRDLTTLRGLSLYTIQVPPATTLMRIHNPKTFGDDVSTRRAMVVQAMTTGKAVGGIEPGLDNLTVFGTTPMVEDGKVIGTVDIGAPFGKAFVERMKARFGVDVAILQLSGDKTNVIASSVANPATDLATLRRAFGGDLVIEKGEADGKAIATTFGPLKRFSGEPVAVLMIMRDASAYAALERQSMQWLAFAAIAAVLVAAAIAVWLGRSMAKPIQALGNAMREISSGRHDVEVPGRGRSDEIGSMAQAVEVFKEGLIETGRLRAAQDEQRVTHETERRKAMHELAARFETGVGSVVELVGSAATELRGTADSMVGTARESERRLVAATAASQQATSNAQAVAAAVEELDASITEIGNRVDQSARVAGEAATQAGRTNEEVRSLAEAAQKIGEVVTLISDIASQTNLLALNATIEAARAGDAGRGFAVVAAEVKALAEQTSKATEEITTQINSIQQATQSSVQAIEGITGTVAQINEIATAIASAVREQSAATREIAHNVAESARSTTEVSSNISGVNEAARETGVAAGQVVESASELSRSGEALKTQVDTFLREVRAA
- a CDS encoding autotransporter outer membrane beta-barrel domain-containing protein — its product is MQGRGIGEGLRSSVVDRARRARRRRVLSSLLGSTALVAVAMPATAQQVWVGADQIYNTPSNWSGPATVPDSNDTAVFRNNGASTSLVLSGSTTRNPDGFTFEAGAPGLLIGVLSGAQLNFNGAGIVNNSGIAQQLIIGSGGQIDFRGSSTAADVKITNTGGTLLFSQTSSGGTAEVVSNGGNLALRTTTGAISIGSLSGSGTVQATAVGGVPVQALTIGSLNTSTEFSGTFVDNGAKFALGKTGTGTLTLTGDSFYTGGTTISDGTLQLGNGGISGSITGDITNNATLTVNRGNSTSLGGAISGTGQLIKLGGAILALLGDNTYTGGTTISAGTLRVGNGATGGSIVGDVVNNGVLEFNRFDSIGFNGVISGTGSVTKLGNNSMLLGGDNTYTGGTTISGGYLQIGTGGTTGSIVGDVVNNGTLEFARSDAHTFSGAISGTGNLISFGGSAGSGVFTVTGTNTYTGGTTVSRGTLQIGDGGTSGSILGNVTNNATLAFNRSDATSFGGAISGGGNLIKRGAGNLSLTGVSSYTGATTVEAGTLSVNGSIASSSLTTVSSGAALGGNGTVGTTLINGGALAPGNSIGTLNVSGNLTFTAASSYMVEVSPTSADRVNVSGSATLGGATVNASFASGGYVERQYTIVNATGGVVGTFGTLVNTNLPSGFRSSLGYDANNAYLNLVLDYTSGPSGPSSGVNGGLTGNQSQVANALSTYFARNGSIPIVFGALTPAGLSIASGETATGAQQSTFSAMTQFLGVLTDPSSNGRSGRDAASGPLAYADRPVRGSASDAYAMITKSAAAPFVPHWNVWGAGFGGAQTTDGNASLGSATATSRLAGIAAGADYWLSPQTVAGFAMAGGATQFSLAGGLGSGTSDLIQVGGFIRHSFGASYLTAAAAYGWQDITTERTVAIGGLNQLRATFNANAYSARVEAGHRWIAPVIGGLGLTSYAAAQVTAFDLPAYAEQAAGGTGVFALGYAAKTVTATRSEFGLRTDKSFALDSALLTLRGRAAWAHDFDVDRSVTATFQTLPGASFVVNGARPARDAALTTVSAEVSWLNGFSVAASFEGEFSDVTRSYAGKGLLRYAW
- a CDS encoding HAD-IA family hydrolase is translated as MIEAVIWDFGGVLTSSPFEAFARFETERGLPIDIIRRTNAANHFENAWAKFERAEIDLDTFDELFAEESRALGAEVRGRDVLPLLSGTLRPEMVAALRTIKQNHKTGCITNNLPANAIGSSSGRTLYVAEVMALFDHVIESAKIGLRKPDPKIYQMMIEALGVDPKACVYLDDLGVNLKPAREMGMATIKVVSAEQAIAELEDATGLNLRSA
- a CDS encoding B12-binding domain-containing radical SAM protein; its protein translation is MTKVGSTISSAPDDRARIRAEFDRFAAARSLQRPSDLILIQPALVPQSYFDVTTARSGGYYNFPPVGLLYLAAAARAADPALGIHLIDINHQLLKAAHGEAFDYGLWRDLVRDAIKACAHPHVGVSYMFGTTKPCFTEVIDLIRSEFPQVPILCGGVQATFDYREILASGLCDIVARHEGEQQLIGYLGALAGNPDAVPVGMAFTEAGTIVELGAPPPDNPVNWDVTPFYAAIQIEEYHRYGGLGAFSRYVGADKPFATVLAARGCRARCTFCTVRNFNGFGLRQRTVQDVIDEVKHLVTDHGIRSIDWLDDDLLWDRERALALFRGLAEQVPGLEWTASNGLIAVAIDDEVMQAMVASGLRAFKIGVESGNDAMLKTIKKPTTKPKLRARAELFAKYPEVFVSTNFIIGFPDETFGQMMDSYDLAVELASDWASFYICQPLKGTEMFSAFQSLGDARAKEERYDKTINPGRSAERGEFGYRFARDRVLRTGWEIFEIDRDSVPDLEQQKEIWFSFNLVANFLDNPNFRRGGNAAKLARWIEAIHDGYPYDASMAAALAHAYHLLGDAQRHAHHRADFLRLTATSAYWQNRVAQFPELLALAHVEQPPDWFAGPMPRGLTRPLPQPQRQQVHA